A stretch of the Hemiscyllium ocellatum isolate sHemOce1 unplaced genomic scaffold, sHemOce1.pat.X.cur. scaffold_1867_pat_ctg1, whole genome shotgun sequence genome encodes the following:
- the LOC132810750 gene encoding BICD family-like cargo adapter 2, whose protein sequence is MELELERGRIERDTLSHQLLRTIEQKIELAQQLEDWQEDMQVVIGQQLRSQQQQEEGRTASASSPEKGRAASARQSGGLFLRFRKR, encoded by the exons ATGGAGTTGGAGTTGGAGAGAGGAAGGATAGAGCGGGACACACTCAGCCATCAGCTACTGAGGACCATCGAGCAGAAGATCGAGCTGGCACAGCAACTGGAGGACTGGCAG GAGGACATGCAGGTTGTCATcgggcagcagctgaggagccagcagcagcaggaggagggccGAACGGCCTCGGCCAGCAGCCCGGAGAAGGGCAGAGCGGCCTCCGCCCGGCAGTCTGGGGGGCTCTTCCTGAGGTTCAGGAAGAGATGA